One region of Miscanthus floridulus cultivar M001 unplaced genomic scaffold, ASM1932011v1 os_2121_1_2, whole genome shotgun sequence genomic DNA includes:
- the LOC136534640 gene encoding uncharacterized protein, which yields MGESRGSIAFFATYRPPVPLDIFSVPIPPSSIRDEVHLTDGVSYNYNCRPIPKDALKSLLKRPKLAAEGGATDADIDSDRVSGLLFVSERDGGLETLQVALRFKDGGKACKVFSLADVFGAADFSIVRLEDSGCVGGGYKMGSRSVDHSIIYVSTKEAVQERRSPWTVVYKTNLRTGKTERLTPKGQFDLSPAVSPSGKKVAMATFRPEGWQGEIEDLQTDIFVMNVERPPMRKRLIKNGGWPSWASEDVIFFHRKVGETWGVFRHDVRTNETVRVTPADFDAVTPAAISETKVAVATIRQKSKFSDVRVEAQYRHIEIFDTAASPGQPPVQITQKTRPKADHFNPFVLDDGGRVGYHRARSDLLKHGDDVPRNFHKMESPVKDVGLFRVSGVFPTISKDGSKLAFVDNEFKAVWVADSQGLRVVYETKGPDNIFSPMWNQNPDKDILYVCMGPSFNAGKPLEICAIPNVSSGVRQRRKLTKGNFNNAFPSSSPDGSRFVFRSTRHGGDKKHKNLYIAEDAEVGEYSGGTVTRLTNGEWTDTHCQWSPSGDWIVFSSTRDKPKDAPELDNGLDPGYYAVFMVKANDPTVVIRVIRSGDDLGGHVNHPVFSPDGRSIAVTADLASVSADPISLPLFIHSVRPYGDIFVVDINSEDASKNKDVKKFHRVTHSRYEYSTPAWTVFATDDPNAQWNMLVKKDSYMPACPYAYPDGGESWHMTGHLCIPRRCC from the coding sequence ATGGGAGAGAGCCGCGGCAGCATCGCCTTTTTCGCCACGTACCGGCCGCCGGTGCCACTGGACATCTTCTCCGTGCCCATCCCGCCGTCTTCGATCCGCGACGAGGTACACCTCACCGACGGCGTCTCCTACAACTACAACTGCCGCCCCATTCCCAAGGACGCGCTCAAGTCCCTGCTCAAGCGCCCCAAGCTCGCCGCCGAGGGCGGCGCCACCGACGCCGACATCGACAGCGACCGCGTCTCCGGCCTCCTCTTTGTCTCCGAGAGAGACGGCGGCCTCGAGACGCTCCAAGTGGCCCTGCGTTTCAAGGACGGCGGCAAGGCCTGCAAGGTGTTCTCCCTGGCCGACGTCTTCGGCGCCGCCGACTTCAGCATCGTGCGCCTCGAGGACAGCGGTTGCGTCGGCGGCGGCTACAAGATGGGCTCTCGCTCCGTCGACCACTCGATCATCTACGTCTCCACCAAGGAGGCGGTGCAAGAGCGGCGCAGCCCGTGGACCGTCGTGTACAAGACCAACCTTAGGACAGGCAAGACCGAGCGCCTGACTCCCAAAGGTCAATTTGATCTGAGCCCAGCCGTGTCGCCGTCGGGGAAGAAGGTGGCGATGGCGACGTTCCGACCGGAGGGCTGGCAAGGCGAGATCGAGGATCTGCAGACGGACATCTTCGTGATGAACGTGGAGAGGCCGCCGATGCGAAAACGGTTGATCAAGAACGGCGGGTGGCCGTCGTGGGCCAGCGAGGACGTTATCTTCTTCCACAGGAAGGTGGGTGAGACCTGGGGCGTGTTCCGCCACGACGTGAGGACGAACGAGACGGTGCGGGTGACGCCGGCGGACTTCGACGCGGTGACGCCGGCGGCCATCAGCGAGACCAAGGTGGCGGTGGCGACCATCCGGCAGAAGTCCAAGTTCAGCGACGTCCGCGTGGAGGCGCAGTACCGCCACATCGAGATCTTCGACACGGCGGCCTCGCCGGGGCAGCCGCCGGTGCAGATCACCCAGAAGACGAGGCCCAAGGCGGACCACTTCAACCCCTTCGTCCTGGACGACGGCGGCCGCGTCGGGTACCACCGCGCCAGGAGCGACCTCCTGAAGCACGGCGACGACGTGCCCCGCAACTTCCACAAGATGGAGTCTCCGGTGAAGGACGTGGGGCTGTTCCGGGTGTCCGGCGTGTTCCCGACCATCTCCAAGGACGGGTCAAAGCTGGCGTTCGTGGACAACGAGTTCAAGGCGGTGTGGGTCGCTGACAGCCAGGGCCTGCGCGTGGTGTACGAGACCAAGGGCCCCGACAACATCTTCTCGCCGATGTGGAACCAGAACCCCGACAAGGACATCCTGTACGTGTGCATGGGCCCCTCCTTCAACGCCGGCAAGCCGCTGGAGATCTGCGCCATCCCCAACGTGTCCAGCGGCGTGCGGCAGCGCCGGAAGCTCACCAAGGGCAACTTCAACAACGCGTTCCCGTCGAGCAGCCCCGACGGGAGCAGGTTCGTGTTCCGGTCCACCAGGCACGGCGGCGACAAGAAGCACAAGAACCTGTACATCGCGGAGGACGCGGAGGTCGGCGAGTACAGCGGCGGCACGGTGACACGGCTGACCAATGGGGAGTGGACGGACACCCACTGCCAGTGGTCGCCGAGCGGGGACTGGATCGTCTTCTCGTCGACGCGGGACAAGCCGAAGGACGCGCCGGAGCTGGACAACGGCCTGGACCCGGGCTACTACGCAGTGTTCATGGTTAAGGCGAACGACCCGACGGTGGTGATCCGGGTGATACGCAGCGGGGACGACCTCGGCGGCCACGTGAACCACCCGGTGTTCAGCCCGGACGGCCGGAGCATCGCCGTGACAGCCGACCTCGCCTCCGTGTCGGCCGACCCCATCTCGCTGCCGCTCTTCATCCACTCCGTGCGGCCCTACGGCGACATCTTCGTGGTGGACATCAACTCGGAGGACgcgagcaagaacaaggatgtgAAGAAGTTCCACCGGGTCACGCACAGCCGGTACGAGTACTCGACGCCGGCGTGGACGGTGTTCGCGACGGACGACCCCAACGCGCAGTGGAACATGCTGGTGAAGAAGGACTCGTACATGCCGGCGTGCCCCTACGCGTACCCGGACGGCGGCGAGAGCTGGCACATGACCGGACACCTCTGCATCCCCAGGAGGTGCTGCTGA